The following nucleotide sequence is from Drosophila takahashii strain IR98-3 E-12201 chromosome 3L, DtakHiC1v2, whole genome shotgun sequence.
atctacatatatctatctccctcgcactccctttagctgagttacgattatagtcgagacatcaacccgagtacagcgttcgcactccctttagctgagtgacgggtattagatagtcgggacaccaacccgactatagcgttctcgcTTGTTTTATCTACAAGTAACAGGTATAATTATCATATTGTATGTCTGAAGGCAACGTATAtctttttcagattttaacgaCAATTgattaagaaattaattatgaACTCAACGCAGCGTGTCTCCCATATttcgacaatttatttatttgcttttaaaaaagtactggTTAGGAATTCAAActtgtacattttttatacgcagaaaacaattcaaaaatgtattaataaatagcgaaccatatatttttaaaattctccgAAATTGATAGATATAAACGCGATAGGTCCGTATCCGATAGAATTGATTATGAATTTCATCAAATTtgtcttttataatttttatagccgttACTCGTGGAGTAATGTCATATAATGTATTCGGGAAAAAGTATGTACCAGGTAGGATTCCAGATTAAGATCACTTGTCGAGTCAATCTAGTCATGTCCATCTACCTGTCTTCCTGTCCATATGACTTGGCTGATCCGAGGACTTCCAAACACAGCTCTCGCAAAAACAACGTCAGCAGAAGCAAAGCAGGACAACAAAAAGCAAAGAGagtgacttaaaaaaaaaagacaacaacCAGAGTGAAAAACATCTTAACTAAATTTCACAATTTGGATACCAAAAATCGGGTCGCCAATGGTTGCAATATTAAGTCAAAATATGAAGGTAACCCGTTAAATctatgttattttattatacccgtatACTCGCATAATAGGAATATTATATTCGTAGGAAAGTATGTATCaggcagaaggaagcgtttctgaCCCTATAAAGTTCGACTCAGCTAGTAATTGTTAGCCGGCACTTATGAGACTACGCCTTAATAAGAAAGATAAAATGCGAGATATACTTACGGAAGAACAGTTTTAACTTCTGTTTGATCAGCATACGTTAAGCTTGAATAACCTAGCATATTTTCTCCAGAGTCAAACCAGCCAAGCTCAGAACGCAATTGGGCAAAGCAGTCCAAATGATGCCATAGAGGCTGGCCTCCATATTTCATACCAACTTCAGTATCATAAACAGTTTTACGTAACCGAACTTGAtccttattaattttttgttcacAGCCCCGACAAGTCGATCGGCTAGATTTTGCATACTCGATTCCAAAGTCTTTAAGTGCTAGGTTAAATGAATTAGAGCGCTTCTTCCCTGATTTTTCATGTATAACTCCCTTTATATTTTCtgtgtaaaaatattaaatgttaaactattaTAAATTGACACATTGATACTTACCAATAAGATCAGACAACTCTTTTTGATCAGTAAATCGAAGGTTTTCAAAATTCTGAATGTCTCCCACAGATTCCGGACgctgatttttgaaaaagcaGGTTTTATGAAACCAATTTGGTACTTTTGCGTCGTGAAATGCAGACTGcagattaaaaaataaaatattaaaaactaaggttatagtctagaagaggggCCTGTGCTCCAAAAATCAcgaaaaaaattaccctcgatagaccgcgatttcttaagattacccacacataagcgcggttcttttacaaactgaacaccttttattgggtcacatttttgatttgcctgaaactttttttacatgtactattcggaaaataagtaaacacgtgtatcaggacttgaccgaaaaaaattattttttagttagaatttttttaagtgtgccaaaaattgtcaaatttgaaaaagtaccctctcattaaAAATCTGGATCTCCGGTTATAttaatccgattgacttcatgtcttttgcattaattcctccaaaacctcttctttcaaaataaaatttctaacaaaaaaaaagtttttaatttcttaaaaataaaaacaaattaagatttaaacaacattttaaccattgaccccacaaaaaaaaattttttttttattttaatacttgcgccatattgttagttacaatcggttttggtaaaaagttggagccactttttatacccttgtagagggtattataatttcagtcagatgtttgcaacgcagtaagggagacgtttccgaccacatgaAGTATATATAAGTTAACTGTGGTCAACCCGATCAAGATCATTGACCGCAGTTACTTCGAAAATAAGCTCCGGCCGAAATTGCTGACCTAGCAATGGGCCGGAAGCTCGTGCACAGTGGCAGACACTGCATATTTGCGTGGCCGCTGTGAGCTTTTGTTAGctttaagtttagtttttaagaacaGTTCTGATTCTTCCCTCAATAAAGAAGGAGCACAAGCTCTAACATCAAACTCCGGCGAACAGCCGTTAAtacttatttaataataacctGTCTGAGTCTCTAGGCCAGCAGGTAAAGAAGGGCAGTTCCCTTCCAACGTATTTCTTCCTAATTCTTTAGCCTAGAAGACACGGCCAACTGGCCCGTACTTAGAGGAGTAACCCCCGAGCTGCACAGATACGGTGACCGCTGCGTGGGACCCCCCCTTCAAGAGTTATTGATCTTAAAGTAATAGTGACTGCCTCGTGGGACCCTCCTGGGGGACAGATAGCGACGAATCCCAGTGACGGCTGCGTGGGATTTACtggattaaataatttatattcctgatcagcaccaatagccgagtctatctagccatgtccgtctgcagtgttgggaaaggtactgtgttttttttacctaggtaaggtaaaaggtattgggcaaaaataaatacctaggtaaggtaaaggtacttcaatttcccagtacctaggtaaagctataaggtaaatatattgtttttttttttatttttgtataatttttttgttttgttcaatgtaatcatttaaacttaaaataagactagttttcagtttttagtcgtcttaatcaaacaatatcttttcatttcatttaaattgaaatgttttaattttgtgcatatatttgtatgtacgtatcacttcattaatgtatttatgaaaccctcatgtacatatttggcgcgcaaaaattccgtatgtagaaacattgactatgtatatgtatatgccgtttgtttacgttcagctgtgaaaaaaataatagcaccactaacccaaaaaaactttaactactACTTTAAcctactcacattttttaacttttttaacttttcaaaacgAGTTTGAAATAGTAAGGCTAatcataatttgaatatgaaaaaaaatgttagctttataaaaggtttctggacttatttaagaaaatctatgcaaaactggaaaaacgtacgaaaaaaataatagcaccacttctttaaaaatagaataaaaggtagaaaaatgacatatgggtaacttaatatttagttggcggtagctaagaagtaaatctaagtttaaagtgtaaatatcttttgggatttttggatataatgacttactatcgattaaacaagtcaggaccctacctataaaggaattggggcccaaaagtcatgatatattttcaaatttattcggaaatgatttaagacgttttagattaactgtttaaactgtctttaaaaaaaaatacgaagatttttggttgtgttatgGTCAAGCGATTACACAAGTCAATGTATATTGCTTACTGAGTACTTACGAACTCTTTCTTTGCTATCCTGACCGTGATCCtggccggattttattggtcaaagattcatttaagaagtattttgtattcagtttaagctacgaattactaccgtattactatttacatcatcattcatgaacgatgtattcatccgtattgatcttacttcaggaaggaaaaacaagcctatgttaatactaggtccatgctcaataaatggatgttttggtaccatgtttttggtcaatttaggtgtttagaagacacatgacttataaaaaggatttcttcttacccaatttaactttgccttcacacattctcataagtttgcgggcattcatttgtaactttttttgacgagccctatgcccttgtaaatgtgtttcgcatttcggataggatttttttttaagtgcatgttttataaatttgtttattgaaacattatccAATTATTAACATATTcgctattattttaagcacgtgttttagtttagttttggccctgataagattctttgtgctttgtgatataacattttggaaggaaaaatgggccaggactcggtttttctgtgttatccttcaaagtttatgccattcttaatgaagatgatccaaaacctaaccaatcgagccggttttcatgaccgttttttttttccgacttggaaaattttccacatgtcgttgtattgccaaatggtaatcaatttgatgtctggatatcaggagaagttagttttagtcaaatctcataaaatatatcctttatacacaagaatattagcgcatcgtaacgttttatttaaagaaaacggaagtggtgctattatttttctcggccttttttgactttttttcttaaaatctgaaaaaattatatgtagacaatatttttgatatccgtataaattttttcaaataggtggaatactaatcaagataataaaaaacacttcttatataaaaatccccgttttccacatatttctttaatattaagaacctgtgacgaagtggtgctattatttttttcgcaactgtacatacggcatttttgcgcgccaaatacactttggtttcataaataaattgatgtagtgatgggaacatacatacgtgcagaaaatgatataaaataaaactgcgattagttttaacttcacaaaacaaacaatagaacggctgaattccaatgacttttaatgctgcgttctgactattacaatttcgaaacgaaacgatacaatgaaacgatactacagtgtcgcagtcagatttggctattttaaatcagagcaatgtttaatacctatatAAGTACcttcataattccaaaggtatataaaaatctgtagctaggtaaggtaaaaggtactcaattatttgtatacctaggtaaggtaaaaggtaccactaaattgtacctaggtacatacctaggtataagtatctaggtatgtcccaacactgtccgtctgtccgtttctatgcgaactagtctctcagctttaaagctatcgcgatgaaactttcccgaaggtcttctttctattgcaggtagtacatatgtcggagccggatcggaccactatatcttaaggctcccataggaatattcaaacaactataagaaaattaattgtaactttgtaggaagtaggcgttttgattcttgactacttaaaaacaaaatttaaataaatagaaacgctgaatctggaatccctgaaactgcaccgagtgagcattcttttatctgcaagggtatataagcttcggctggccgaagttagcttcctttcttgttgttttgtcgtatttgttttaacaaagcctcggcttttttcggttatttatgtatttaaccaTTGTCTGTTTGAAACTCGCCTTAGACCAAAATGGATAGAACTAAGTTCGCACTACCTTAGAACAGGGATTATAAGTAAGTAACACTAGTTtaccaaataattttttggagTGCTTAACagcaatttatggcaaattctgttagtgttagAGCCCTAGATCTCGAAAATAccagtaatttttttttcaatggcacagttttttttaaagattttctgaagtttaaaatgttaaatttcggacttttttcgaattttttttatttcggctCAAGGCACAGTTTTCTTCTAAAGATTTCCTAAAGctcaaaatcttaaatttctgacttctcgaatttcttcctatatctcggCACATATCCAGCCAATTAAACCAGTTTTCGTTTCAATTTAAAGGcaatagatcagagcctaACTTTGTCACACAGATCAATATAATTGGATAAGTAATTGCAGCGCAgcagcttgacaaagatgaaaaatgtgttttttggtccacTGTAGATAGGCTGtatgtatcgtaaaaactcaaaataaatccgttgaaatatcataatgggtacaaacttaaagtttacatcctatcaaataaaacaagacgagtatggcccaaatctattagaaaattggatttattgtggaaaaaataaaacaaaatatgaattaatcttaaaaaaaactgtgccattgaaaaaaaaattagtggtatttttctgatttagggctccagcactaacagaatttacATTCAATTGCTGTAAGGTACTCCaagaatattatatttaaactgTGAAAATAGCTTTAGTTTCTTGTGATCTTTTAGATTCGGTTCTTAAAGTAATGCGGTTGGGCTTAATAATGTACACCCTAGCTTCAGAAAAACATTCCTGCCAAATatcattaacaaaaaaaaatagagaacGCTATAAATATAGAACGATGTAGACtttcagatacccgttactcagctaaaaaaagtgcgagggagatggagatataaaactgatcgcccataactttttaacgaatgttccggtttgaaaaacatttcgacaggtattgataaacacattaaaactgcatttttacttttccgtaatctttaaaggtgtgggcgacagataccttttaaaattgtttagggCGATTATAGCCCTCGGATGAAACCaatttgcgctgcgtaggaagcccaagaatgtgcgggtaatcccaactttctagcttttcgtagtttccgagatctcagtgtTTATACGGAATTGGATGTTCAGAACCACTTATACTAAAGCGTGGCGAGCTTCAAGGCACTGTGTTATGTCCACTATAGTTTTCAATGTATGTAAAGGATTTTCCAACagtattatttaaatgtaatgtCCACTTGTATGCTGACGACGTTCAAATGTATGTTAGCTGTCCTATAGGAAGAATATTAGCAAAGAGAATATGAACACTAAGAGGTGTAACGACCATACAACGGAATGTCCGGTAACATTTTTGGTGTGGATTTAGGATCTTCTTAAGAATCTAACACGGACAACGCATCCTAAATCCACACCAAAAATGTTACCGGACATTTCGTTGTATGGTCGTTACACCTCTTAGTGTTTTTATTCTCTTTGATATTAGACTGTGTAGATATATGTAACGTGGAACTGTCAAATGTTAGTAAGTGGGCAATAAGCAATGGTCTCTCGCTTAGTCCGTCTAAGTGCAAGTGTATCGTTATAAGTAAAAAAGCTTCAAGCATCCGTTATCTCCCAATTTTACGTATTGGTAATTCTTCGATTGTTTATGTAGAACAGGTGGTTAATCTTGGCATTACAATGAGTTCCAATTTGTCATGTAGCGCACATGTTGTCAAATCTGTGGGAAGATCATACGGCCAACTTAGCCAACTTTATTTGTCGCAACAATTCTTACCAACGTCCAATGAAAATATTCCACCTACCAACGTTGTGGAGGATATTTTCGTACATTGTGACATAACTCTTAGCacaaattaaaactttcatttaagtaggggagtgtagggtaagcaGACGAActattcgttttttgaatgtaggggagagtgggggaatttcgtcacaggggcaatttcgtcacctgcaatatctcggaatccataagtcgtaaaaatatataattttttgttttagtccttcaagacggccagacacaaccaatgcatttgttttgcacagaaggccaagataattaagctattaatattaaatgtgttttaacagttcaaaagctacatttagttcttgacgaaattttttctgtatgccacaattcaaaaggaataagatacacgatttttttatataatacacagtgctataatgtgcatttctgcgtcagtgatttttaacttcgcgcctaatttcggaagaaaaataattatttctaaaaaagtactgtctggggaaatttcgccaccctacgctaagggtaaattcgcacatattttaaatacatatttttatatttgacgagctggctaaccaacagactaccagcagcagcaacaaatacaggacatcaacaaaaatggtacgcttgatcagtgtagcatatttacaggcgttaaactccctacatttttcaggtgacgaaattgccccggtggtgtggtgattttacccccccgtgtggcgagattgccccagtatattggttttacattttatttttttataaatcaccaaggtaattaaaaaaataggggaatgtcacattttaaagcttggtgctaaccgcattcaacaataaaaatagaaatatgataacgtgtctcaagatggacaaaaaatagctttgaaaaaatgctgacgaaattcccccactctcccctaactcatctaaaaatcaatatttttatacccgtttctcgtagagtaaaagggtatattgtattcgcgcaaaagtatgtaacagctaggaggaagcgtttccgaccccataaagtatatatattcttgatcagggtcactagccgagtcgatctagccatgtccgtctgtctgtctgtctgtccgtctgtatgaacgctgagatctcggaaactacaaaagctagaaggttaagattttccacacatattcttgggcctcctacgcagcgcaagtttgtttcagaccagcgccacgccccctctaacgcccacattcgcccactaacgattttaaaatgtgtcctgcgcccacatctttaaagatttcccagaagtataaatgcaatttagttgtgtatttttatacctatcgaaatgtagaagacatttttcaaatcggaccattcattaaaaagttatacacaatcaatatttatatatctatctccctcgcactccctttagcagaggttcgaatattagatagtcgggacaccaacccgagtacagcgttcgcactccctttagctgagtgacgggtataagatagtcgggacaccaacccgactatagcgttctctcttgtttttaatttaaaattgcattaaaaaatacctaatttaaa
It contains:
- the Parp1 gene encoding poly [ADP-ribose] polymerase isoform X4, whose product is MDFQLPYMAEYARSGRANCKGCKCSIPKDNLRIAVLVQSAFHDAKVPNWFHKTCFFKNQRPESVGDIQNFENLRFTDQKELSDLIENIKGVIHEKSGKKRSNSFNLALKDFGIEYAKSSRSTCRGCEQKINKDQVRLRKTVYDTEVGMKYGGQPLWHHLDCFAQLRSELGWFDSGENMLGYSSLTYADQTEVKTVLPALDQRPLSH
- the Parp1 gene encoding poly [ADP-ribose] polymerase isoform X5 — its product is MDFQLPYMAEYARSGRANCKGCKCSIPKDNLRIAVLVQSAFHDAKVPNWFHKTCFFKNQRPESVGDIQNFENLRFTDQKELSDLIENIKGVIHEKSGKKRSNSFNLALKDFGIEYAKSSRSTCRGCEQKINKDQVRLRKTVYDTEVGMKYGGQPLWHHLDCFAQLRSELGWFDSGENMLGYSSLTYADQTEVKTVLP